TTGCTGAAGAGGCTCAGAGATGCGCTGGAGTCCCTTTGAGCGGCAGCGGGCACGCGCCGAGAGGAGAGACCTGATGGCGGCCGAACCCGAGATCCTGGACGAGCTGCGCCGGTTGAGAAGCCGGGTGCCGCACCTCACCGGCGCCCTGGCGGCGAGCGTGGACGGACTCGTCATCGCCCAGGACACACCCGGTGTCGAGCCCGAGGGCATGGCCGCGCTGACCGCCGCCGCGCTCGGTGTCTCCCTCCGGCTGGCCGACGCCACCGGGCAGGGCGACTTCCGCGAACTGCTGGTGCGCGGGGCCTACGGCTACGTGTCGACCTACGCGGCGGGCCGCACGGCCGTCCTGACCCTGCTCGCCCAGGACAGCGTCAGCATCGGGCGGCTGCATCTGGAGGGCCGGCGCGCCAGTGCCCGCATCGGGGAGCTCGTCGACTCCCGGGCCCCCGTCGAGACACCCGCGAAACCGGCCCGGGCGCCCGCCCGGACCGGCACTCCACGAACGAGAACGGCGCGCACGCCACGTACCACCAACGCGCGCACATCCACCGAAAGTTGAACCCGACCAGAGGGGCACACCCACCATGGCCAACACCGAAACCTGTCTGAAGGAAGCTCTCGCCTCCATCGAGGGCGCGACCGGAGTCGCCCTCGTCGACTACACCAGCGGTATGGCGCTCGGCACGATGGGCGGCAGCAAGAGCTTCGACCTGAACGTCGCGGCCGCCGGTAACACCGACGTGGTGCGCGCCAAGATGCGCACCATGGAGCACCTGGGGCTCAAGGCGCAGATCGAGGACATCCTGATCACCCTCTCCGACCAGTACCACCTGCTCCGTCTGATCAGCGGCCGCGGCGGCAACGGACTGTTCATCTACCTGGTCCTCGACGCCAAGCGCGCCAACCTGGCGATGGCCCGCCATCAGCTGCGGAAGATCGAGGAGGACCTGGAGGTCTGACGCTCAGACCAGTGCCGCGGCGCGGCGGCGCGCCCCGCCCGGGGCCGCGTCGCCCGCCGCGATGCCGGTGCCGCGGTACGCCTTGACCGCCTTGCCGGCCGGGCGTCCGCCGCGTGCGTCGAGCCAGTCGACCCGCACCCACAGCAGGGCCTCCTCGGCCCGCTCGCGCCGCCCGAGCCACGCGGCCTTCAGCCACAGTCCCACGCCGGTCCCGGCGAGCAGCATGCCGCCCGCCGCGGGCACGGCGAAGGAGCTGCCCAGCGCGGCCGCGAAGGCGAGCAGCAGCCACCAGCGGTGGCCGCGGCGCCAGTTCCGTACGGTCACCGCGCGGTCCTGGAGCACATCGTGCTTGCCGGCGCGGGCGGCACCGCGGGTCAGACCCGTGTAGCGCTTGCGACGCCGGTACGCCACGAGGGCCGCCGCGACGATGAACAGCGCCGCCCCGGCCAGGACGCCGATCCGGCGCCCGGTCAGCCCCGGCACCAGGACGCCCACACCGGCCGCGAACACCCCGGCCCACCACAGCGGTGCCGCCCCCGCGCGCACCACCACGGCCACCCGGGCCAGACCTTGAGCTCTGCGATCTCCGCGTGCCACGTTCCGCCTCCTCGTCGCTCGGGCACAGTCCTTGGCGGCGCAGAATAGTAAGCGAACGTGAGACGCGCCTTAAAGAGGCGTCACTCCACGAAAAGTCCCCGCGCCGCCGCGCGCGCGTCGAACTCCTCGAGCCGCGCCTGGGCATCCGGCAGGTCGTCGCACATCGCCTCGAGGAGCACCCGCCCGAGCAGCATCGGCGCGCACGCGGTGTCGAAGGCGAGCCCCGTGCCCACGGCGGCCGGCAGCAGCAGGTCGGACACCTTGGCGACCGGCGCGAACGCGGAGTCGGCGACGGTGACGACGCTCAGCCCGGCCTCCTTCGCGTACCCGAGGGTGTCCACGACCTCCCGTGGATGCCGGGGCAGCGCGAAGCACAGCAGCGTCGAGGCGCCCGCGCGGACGGCGGCGTCGATCCGGTCGTGGATCATCGTGCCGCCCTCGTGGAGCAGCCGTACGTCCGGATGGACCTTGGCGGCGAAGTACGCGAAGCCGTACGCCTGGGAGGCGGCCGCCCGCAGGCCCAGCACCGGCAGCGGACGCGAGGCGGCGAGGAGCCGTCCGGCCTTCTGCACGGGCCGCGGGTCGGCGAGCAGCTCCGACAGGTGCCGGAGGTTCTCGATCTCGGCCTCGACGGCCTGCTGGTATTCGTTGTACGACGCCGAGGCCGCGCTCTGTTCGGCGGGCGCGACGTCGCGCAGGTGCTTGCGCAGGGCCGGGTAGCCGTCGAAGCCGAGGGCGACCGCGAAGCGGGTGACGGACGGCTGGCTGACCCCGGCGAGCTCGGCCAGCTCGACGCTGGACAGGAACGGCACGTCGGCGGCGCGCCGCACCATGCTGTGCGCGATGCGCCGCTGGGTCGGTGTGAGCCGGTGCCCCTCGAAGAGCGCCTGGAGCCGTGCGGCCGGGCTGTCGCCCACGGCCGTGACCTTCTCGCCGGCGCGCTCGGCACCCGGCTCGCCACTGTGCTCGCCGCCCCGCTCGCCCCGCTCCGCGGCCTTCTCCGCGCTCATGACTCGCTCCCCCTCCAGATGTCCGTGAACCGGTCGAGCAGTGCGGTCGCCGCCGTCACGTCGTCGGTGAGCGGCCGGTCGGCCTGGTCCTCGTCGAGCACCGACATGGCGAGCTCCAGCGCGCGGCCCACCGGGAGGTCCAGGTCGGGGCCGAGGTCGCGCTGGCGCAGCGCCCTTACGGCGGCGACGAGTTCGCAGCCCACCACCAGACGGTACGCACCGCACGCCCGCAGTGTCTGACGTGCGGCGAGCGAGGCGAAGCTGGCCTGTTCCTCGACGCCCCGGGAGAGTACAGCGTGGCCGAGCGAGGCGGGTGCCGAGAAGGCCCGCAGCTCGCCGAGGGCGGCGCCGGCGGCGTACTCCAGGATCATCACGCCGGAGGAGGCGGGTTCGTGGTCGGCGAGGAAGGGGCGCAGGCGGGTGTAGGCGGGTTCGTTGAGGGTGGACAGCCGTGACGTCGACAGCCGCGCGACCTGGGTCAGCGCCAGCCTGAAGTGGTCCAGGGCGAGGGCGAGTTGCGCCTGGTAGAAGCCGCCGTGGTGGTAGGCGGCCATGTCCTCGGGGGTGATCAGCGGGTTCTCCGCGGCCGCGTTGATCTCGATCGCGACGACCTCCTCCAGGGCGTCGGCCGCGTCATGGGCGGGACCGTGGATCTGGGGCAGACACCGGAAGCCGTACGGGTCCTGGATCCGCCCGAGCGGCGGGGTGGGCCGCTCGTCGGCGCCGATCAGCTCCCGCATCCGCCGGGCGACCTCGGAGGACCCCCGGTGCGGCCGGGCGGCGTGCACGGGCGCCGCGTACGCCTCATGCGACCCGTCCACGGCGAGCAGCGACAGCGCCCCGACGACCTGCGTGGCCTCCAGCAGCCCCCGCAGCTCATGCAGGGCGAGGGCGGCCTGCCCGAGCGTGAGGGCATTGCTGCTGATGAAGGCAAGGGCGTCATTGTTGTCCAGAAGCTGCGCCTCAGGCGCACCGACCAAGCCCCGGAACCCACCGGAACCACCCACACCGATCCCACCGGAACTGCCGCGCAGTCCCGAGCCACCGCGCGAGCCCGAGCCACCGGAAGCA
Above is a window of Streptomyces sp. NBC_00490 DNA encoding:
- a CDS encoding roadblock/LC7 domain-containing protein codes for the protein MAAEPEILDELRRLRSRVPHLTGALAASVDGLVIAQDTPGVEPEGMAALTAAALGVSLRLADATGQGDFRELLVRGAYGYVSTYAAGRTAVLTLLAQDSVSIGRLHLEGRRASARIGELVDSRAPVETPAKPARAPARTGTPRTRTARTPRTTNARTSTES
- a CDS encoding MurR/RpiR family transcriptional regulator: MSAEKAAERGERGGEHSGEPGAERAGEKVTAVGDSPAARLQALFEGHRLTPTQRRIAHSMVRRAADVPFLSSVELAELAGVSQPSVTRFAVALGFDGYPALRKHLRDVAPAEQSAASASYNEYQQAVEAEIENLRHLSELLADPRPVQKAGRLLAASRPLPVLGLRAAASQAYGFAYFAAKVHPDVRLLHEGGTMIHDRIDAAVRAGASTLLCFALPRHPREVVDTLGYAKEAGLSVVTVADSAFAPVAKVSDLLLPAAVGTGLAFDTACAPMLLGRVLLEAMCDDLPDAQARLEEFDARAAARGLFVE
- a CDS encoding aromatic amino acid ammonia-lyase encodes the protein MDAPGSVHTGLVVLDGIGLGVADVVRLADGAARPVPGTDAMKRVTESWDAARQIAATGRVYGRSTGVGANRNESVPTEAAAEHGLRLLRSHAGAIGEELPARQVRAMLAVRANQLLAGGAGLRPTVVTALCEALESGAYPVVNEFGSVGTGDIAALAQVGLALAGEHPWRGATGTGGGLSGNSGWLGAGRTSGGAGVDASGGVGLTGTSGGLGADTSGRAGVEGSVGRGAGALGERDVGVSGGSGSRGGSGGSGLGGPYGGIGGGVRGGTSVDASGGSGSRGGSGLRGSSGGIGVGGSGGFRGLVGAPEAQLLDNNDALAFISSNALTLGQAALALHELRGLLEATQVVGALSLLAVDGSHEAYAAPVHAARPHRGSSEVARRMRELIGADERPTPPLGRIQDPYGFRCLPQIHGPAHDAADALEEVVAIEINAAAENPLITPEDMAAYHHGGFYQAQLALALDHFRLALTQVARLSTSRLSTLNEPAYTRLRPFLADHEPASSGVMILEYAAGAALGELRAFSAPASLGHAVLSRGVEEQASFASLAARQTLRACGAYRLVVGCELVAAVRALRQRDLGPDLDLPVGRALELAMSVLDEDQADRPLTDDVTAATALLDRFTDIWRGSES